Proteins from a genomic interval of Medicago truncatula cultivar Jemalong A17 chromosome 3, MtrunA17r5.0-ANR, whole genome shotgun sequence:
- the LOC11444762 gene encoding RNA-binding protein 38 isoform X1 encodes MSHTRQNKITMSLNVVPKHVGDTTYTKIFVGGLAWETKRDTLKRYFDQFGDILEAVVITDRTTGKSKGYGFVTFKDPNSAILACQNPNPMIDGRRANCNLAYQKPDPSLTGKQKFNSPSRNTSPIQVQGSSAYYNQHIPQYAFPYPLYRYPHPGYPRPQDIYEMQSYNNAYGGGPQFPFRWFPAYYQPYYGLSRQLIPTAYMKKTQFHDVVGISEPISPSTSISSTGVITETVGPTRVVEVEPSKDQTTSA; translated from the exons ATGTCACATACAAGGCAAAACAAGATAACGATGAGTCTCAACGTTGTTCCTAAACATGTTGGTGACACAACTTATACGAAGATTTTTGTTGGAGGGTTAGCTTGGGAGACCAAAAGAGACACACTCAAACGTTACTTTGATCAGTTTGGTGATATTTTAGAAGCTGTTGTCATCACTGACAGAACCACTGGAAAATCAAAAGGATATGGCTTT GTTACCTTCAAGGATCCAAATTCTGCTATACTAGCTTGTCAAAATCCTAATCCTATGATTGATGGAAGAAGAGCTAATTGTAATCTTGCATATCAAAAACCTGATCCATCTTTAACAG GAAAGCAGAAATTCAATAGTCCTTCAAGGAATACTTCACCAATCCAAGTTCAAGGTTCCTCAGCTTATTACAATCAACATATACCACAATATGCATTTCCTTATCCACTTTACAG GTACCCTCACCCTGGTTATCCTCGTCCACAAGACATATATGAAATG CAGAGCTATAATAATGCATATGGTGGTGGACCTCAATTTCCATTTCGCTGGTTCCCAGCATATTACCAACCATATTATGGCCTTAGTAGACAGTTAATTCCAACAGCATATATGAAAAAGACACAATTCCATGATGTTGTTGGCATATCAGAACCTATTTCACCTTCAACTTCAATTTCCAGCACTG GAGTTATCACAGAAACAGTAGGTCCAACAAGAGTGGTGGAAGTAGAACCTTCCAAAGATCAAACAACTTCAGCTTAA
- the LOC11444762 gene encoding RNA-binding protein 38 isoform X2 yields MSHTRQNKITMSLNVVPKHVGDTTYTKIFVGGLAWETKRDTLKRYFDQFGDILEAVVITDRTTGKSKGYGFVTFKDPNSAILACQNPNPMIDGRRANCNLAYQKPDPSLTGKQKFNSPSRNTSPIQVQGSSAYYNQHIPQYAFPYPLYRYPHPGYPRPQDIYEMSYNNAYGGGPQFPFRWFPAYYQPYYGLSRQLIPTAYMKKTQFHDVVGISEPISPSTSISSTGVITETVGPTRVVEVEPSKDQTTSA; encoded by the exons ATGTCACATACAAGGCAAAACAAGATAACGATGAGTCTCAACGTTGTTCCTAAACATGTTGGTGACACAACTTATACGAAGATTTTTGTTGGAGGGTTAGCTTGGGAGACCAAAAGAGACACACTCAAACGTTACTTTGATCAGTTTGGTGATATTTTAGAAGCTGTTGTCATCACTGACAGAACCACTGGAAAATCAAAAGGATATGGCTTT GTTACCTTCAAGGATCCAAATTCTGCTATACTAGCTTGTCAAAATCCTAATCCTATGATTGATGGAAGAAGAGCTAATTGTAATCTTGCATATCAAAAACCTGATCCATCTTTAACAG GAAAGCAGAAATTCAATAGTCCTTCAAGGAATACTTCACCAATCCAAGTTCAAGGTTCCTCAGCTTATTACAATCAACATATACCACAATATGCATTTCCTTATCCACTTTACAG GTACCCTCACCCTGGTTATCCTCGTCCACAAGACATATATGAAATG AGCTATAATAATGCATATGGTGGTGGACCTCAATTTCCATTTCGCTGGTTCCCAGCATATTACCAACCATATTATGGCCTTAGTAGACAGTTAATTCCAACAGCATATATGAAAAAGACACAATTCCATGATGTTGTTGGCATATCAGAACCTATTTCACCTTCAACTTCAATTTCCAGCACTG GAGTTATCACAGAAACAGTAGGTCCAACAAGAGTGGTGGAAGTAGAACCTTCCAAAGATCAAACAACTTCAGCTTAA